DNA sequence from the Candidatus Eremiobacteraceae bacterium genome:
GGAACAGAGCATGCCGCTCGCGATTCTCGCGGGCGTCGTCGCGGCTCTTATCGGCGCGGTGCTCTGGGGCATCGTCTCCGACGTCACGGATTACCAAATCGGTTGGATGGCGGTTGGTGTCGGATTTCTGGTCGGCTATTCCGTGCAATTCCTCGGCAAAGGCATCGACCCGCCGTTCAGATATGTGGGCGCGATCTGTTCTCTCGCCGGTTGCGTAGTCGGCAATTTTTTTGCCGTGGTCGGAGCCATCGCACAGCAAAATCACGTCAGTGCCCTCACCGTGCTCGGTCAGATACCACTGAACGTCGCCGTAGACGTGATGACGAAGGCGTTCCAGCCGATGGATCTGTTGTTTTACGGTATCGCAGTGTATGAAGGGTATCGCTTCTCGCTCAAGCGGCTGACCCAAGCGGAGCTCGCCGGACTCCAGTAGACCTCGGCTAAAGGGGCTGCACTCCGGACGTTCCGAGCACGCTCGGGTCGTCGTCGCCCGGTCCCGCTGCGCCGTGAGCGCGTGATTTCGCGCTCCACCCGATGACGTCCACCGCGACGACTTTTGTCATGGCCAGGTGTTCGAGCGTGGGAGCCGAGTAGTCGCGACCCTCGCTGCGGCCGTCGAAATACCGTCCGATCATCCTGCGGAACACGTCGCTCTTCGTCTCCGCATCGTCTACGATACGCATGCGGCCGAACGCCACGACGCTTCTATAGATCATCGAGTGGTTCAATGCGGTCTTCGAATATACCAAGCCGGTCAGCTCGGTCACCGTCACGCACACTCGCGCGTTCGTCGCCGCGCCTCCGAGTATCCGGGCCAATTGCGATCCGTGGATGTAGATCACGTCCGGCGTTTCGGGATTGAAAGCGTACGTCATGGGTATGACGACAGGCCACTCGTTTTCGATGATACCGACATGCGCGACCTTGGACGCAAGAAGTATGTCCGCGATGTCTCTTAGGACAGAACGTTCGGGATGCCGCAGCAGCTTTGTCGAAGGGATCGTATCGGCCGGCATCACTTCGGCGCTTGCCCGTTCACTCATCGTCCGGCTCGCCTGGGCTTGTCGGATGTTG
Encoded proteins:
- a CDS encoding pyridoxamine 5'-phosphate oxidase family protein, producing the protein MSERASAEVMPADTIPSTKLLRHPERSVLRDIADILLASKVAHVGIIENEWPVVIPMTYAFNPETPDVIYIHGSQLARILGGAATNARVCVTVTELTGLVYSKTALNHSMIYRSVVAFGRMRIVDDAETKSDVFRRMIGRYFDGRSEGRDYSAPTLEHLAMTKVVAVDVIGWSAKSRAHGAAGPGDDDPSVLGTSGVQPL